Proteins from a single region of Sesamum indicum cultivar Zhongzhi No. 13 linkage group LG5, S_indicum_v1.0, whole genome shotgun sequence:
- the LOC105161755 gene encoding F-box/kelch-repeat protein At1g57790-like: protein MAGRRRTKQRKLVDTIKEDQRVSSGPDKQNSAAADLPKELLELILSPLDLRDNIRASAVCKSWQAVATSVRKSDRCPWLMICPKEGNLYDFYDPTQRKTYSLDLPELKGSRICYAKDGWLLLSKPRTRRVFFFSPYTVELIKLPKLQLAHQIVACSAAPTSDNCILFTVKHVNPMLVAVSTCRPGDDAWTTIHFENQLPFVSSIWTKIVFSRGRFYCLSLTGWLGIYNTTNGIWAVLSVPPPKCTEYISAENWWKGKFMAEYNGDIFVVYTCAAVNPIIYKLDEMKQVWVEMGSLEGMTFFANFLSSHVRADLLGKMRNNVYFSKVLYYGKRCVTYSVDHDRYYPRKQPYDWGQQDPFQSIWIDPPEDVSTIL, encoded by the exons ATGGCTGGAAGGAGAAGAACGAAACAGAGAAA GTTGGTTGATACAATCAAGGAAGATCAAAGAGTTTCAAGTGGGCCGGATAAGCAAAATTCAGCAGCGGCTGATCTCCCAAAGGAGCTTTTGGAGCTGATTCTTTCTCCATTAGACTTGAGAGATAACATCCGTGCTTCTGCTGTCTGCAAATCCTGGCAAGCTGTTGCAACCTCTGTCCGAAAGTCTGACAGGTGTCCCTGGCTTATGATTTGCCCAAAAGAGGGCAACTTGTATGATTTCTATGACCCTACTCAACGCAAAACATATTCCCTGGATTTGCCAGAGTTAAAGGGCTCTAGGATCTGTTATGCCAAGGATGGTTGGTTGCTGTTATCCAAGCCTAGAACTCGGCGCGTCTTCTTCTTTTCCCCTTATACTGTGGAGTTGATCAAACTTCCTAAGCTACAGTTGGCTCACCAAATAGTTGCCTGTTCAGCTGCGCCAACATCTGATAACTGTATCCTTTTTACAGTTAAGCATGTTAACCCCATGCTTGTTGCAGTTAGCACTTGTCGGCCTGGAGATGATGCATGGACCACCATCCATTTTGAAAACCAGCTTCCCTTTGTCAGCAGCATCTGGACTAAGATAGTCTTCTCCAGGGGTCGTTTCTACTGTTTGAGTCTTACTGGTTGGCTTGGGATTTATAACACAACTAACGGTATTTGGGCGGTTCTCTCTGTGCCTCCACCTAAATGCACAGAGTACATTTCTGCTGAGAACTGGTGGAAAGGCAAATTCATGGCAGAGTATAATGGGgatatttttgttgtgtaCACTTGTGCTGCTGTGAACCCCATCATATACAAGTTGGACGAGATGAAACAAGTTTGGGTGGAGATGGGATCTTTAGAAGGAATGACATTCTTTGCGAACTTTTTGTCTTCCCATGTTCGGGCTGATCTTCTTGGGAAGATGAGAAACAATGTTTATTTCTCTAAGGTTCTATATTATGGGAAGCGCTGTGTCACATATTCTGTCGACCATGACAGATATTATCCTCGAAAGCAGCCTTATGATTGGGGACAGCAAGATCCTTTCCAGAGCATTTGGATTGACCCACCTGAAGACGTTTCAACTATTCTCTAA
- the LOC105161756 gene encoding uncharacterized protein LOC105161756 yields the protein MPQVDLETLVSACAGGGNDRKIACETLADGGADDDAPQNDVIPGDYAVVEPDLPPESFWLSKDAEYDWFDRNAFYERKDSTKGNSNSTNLSQSINPSSNSNSQRFSVKSKASIIGLPKTQKATFVDSKRRTCKSANIRLFPKRSGSAGKSTVPVAEPGSPKVSCMGRVRSKRGRRRSNSVKRKEKPTEKLRSGGEKQRSGFYSKVINMFRSKKGHRKPVRSGSRKTVEVLEEEPVVVEPQRESVSPKARGIPAGGDTVADPPSLGGVKRFASGRRTGDEFSQAISGSVGPVSWS from the coding sequence atgcCTCAAGTCGATCTTGAGACCCTAGTATCAGCCTGTGCGGGCGGAGGCAACGACCGCAAGATCGCCTGCGAAACGCTTGCAGACGGCGGCGCTGATGACGACGCTCCGCAAAATGATGTCATACCCGGAGATTATGCCGTCGTGGAGCCGGACTTACCCCCGGAGTCTTTCTGGCTGTCGAAGGACGCGGAGTACGATTGGTTTGACCGCAACGCGTTTTATGAGCGGAAAGATTCCACCAAAGGCAACTCCAACTCCACAAACTTGAGCCAGAGCATAAACCCTAGTTCTAACTCCAATTCTCAGCGGTTTTCAGTGAAGTCTAAGGCGTCCATCATCGGACTGCCCAAGACCCAGAAAGCCACCTTCGTGGATTCCAAGCGGAGGACCTGTAAATCCGCCAATATAAGGCTGTTTCCTAAGCGGTCCGGATCAGCGGGGAAGTCGACCGTTCCGGTGGCGGAACCGGGATCTCCGAAGGTTTCGTGCATGGGGAGAGTCCGGTCGAAGCGTGGCCGGCGCAGGTCGAATTCGgtgaaaaggaaagaaaaaccaACTGAGAAACTGAGAAGTGGTGGTGAGAAGCAGAGGAGCGGTTTCTATTCTAAGGTAATAAACATGTTCAGGTCAAAGAAAGGTCACAGGAAGCCGGTCCGGTCGGGGAGTAGGAAGACGGTGGAGGTGCTGGAGGAGGAGCCGGTGGTGGTTGAACCGCAACGGGAAAGCGTGAGCCCAAAAGCGAGAGGAATTCCAGCTGGTGGTGACACGGTGGCTGATCCTCCTAGTCTGGGAGGGGTGAAGAGGTTCGCTTCGGGGCGGAGGACCGGTGACGAGTTCAGTCAGGCAATTTCGGGGTCGGTGGGCCCCGTGAGTTGGAGCTGA
- the LOC105161754 gene encoding heterogeneous nuclear ribonucleoprotein R-like: MPRTTTSSAATKSTEPENPVETEEQVELGADNDMDETLEEEVEYEEVEEEVEEEEDVEEVEEEEDVEEVEEEEEEEDGHGHDAQKETDGDDDMENGEGEGDLEKKHSELLALPPHGSEVYLGGISQDTSEDDLKHFCESIGEVTEVRIMKGKDSNENKGYAFVTFRTKELASKAIKELNNTELKGKRLKCSTSQAKHKLFIGNVPRNWGEEDMKKVVNKVGPGVVAVELLKDPQNSSRNRGFAFIEYYNHACAEYSRQKMSNPKFKLDDNAPTVSWADPKSAESSSSQVKAVYVKNLPKDITQDQLKELFERHGKITKVVLPPAKPGQEKSRYGFVHFAERSSAMKALKNTEKYEIDGQVVECSLAKPQTDQKTTGGSNSHKAAIFPTYPPRMGYGLVGAPYGALGAGYSGANFAQPLIYGRGAAPGMAMVPMLLPDGRIGYVLQQPGVQPHTPPQQRGGRSGGGGSSSGGRRGSDSGRGRARYHPY; this comes from the exons ATGCCAAGGACAACGACCAGTTCTGCAGCTACTAAATCAACTGAGCCTGAGAATCCTGTTGAGACTGAAGAGCAGGTTGAACTTGGTGCCGACAACGACATGGACGAGACCTTGGAGGAAGAAGTTGAGTATGAAGAAGTAGAGGAAGAAgtggaagaagaggaagatgtTGAGGAGgtggaagaagaggaagatgtTGAGGAGgtggaagaagaggaagaggaggaagatGGTCATGGACATGATGCTCAAAAGGAGACTGATGGTGATGACGACATGGAAAATGGTGAAGGTGAAGGAGACTTGGAAAAAAAGCATTCTGAGCTTCTTGCACTTCCTCCACATGGTTCAGAGGTGTACCTTGGTGGGATCTCTCAAGATACTTCTGAAGATGACCTGAAGCACTTTTGTGAATCAATAGGGGAAGTTACAGAG GTCAGGATAATGAAGGGAAAAGATTCAAATGAAAACAAGGGATATGCTTTTGTAACCTTTAGGACCAAGGAATTGGCATCTAAGGCTATTAAGGAGCTTAATAATACTGAACTGAAG GGGAAAAGGCTGAAGTGTTCTACGTCTCAAGCAAAACATAAGCTGTTCATAGGTAATGTGCCCAGAAACTGGGGAGAGGAGGATATGAAGAAAGTTGTGAATAAAGTAGGGCCTGGGGTTGTCGCGGTGGAACTTTTAAAG GACCCACAAAACTCAAGTCGGAATCGTGGATTCGCATTCATTGAGTATTATAATCATGCTTGTGCTGAGTATTCAAGACAAAAGATGTCTAACCCAAAATTCAAGCTTGATGATAATGCTCCAACTGTGAGCTGGGCTGATCCAAAAAGTGCtgaatcttcttcttctcag GTCAAAGCAGTCTATGTGAAAAACTTGCCAAAAGATATTACTCAGGATCAGCTTAAGGAATTGTTCGAACGGCATGGGAAGATTACAAAAGTTGTTCTTCCTCCAGCAAAACCTGGACAAGAAAAGAGCAGATATGGTTTTGTTCACTTTGCTGAAAGATCAAGTGCCATGAAAGCTCTTAAGAACACAGAGAAATATGAGATTGATG GACAAGTAGTAGAATGTTCACTTGCAAAACCACAGACAGATCAGAAAACGACAGGGGGGTCAAATTCACATAAGGCGGCAATATTTCCAACTTACCCCCCTCGCATGGGATACGGCTTGGTTGGAGCCCCTTATGGTGCTCTAGGTGCAGGATATTCGGGTGCAAACTTTGCTCAA CCCCTAATCTATGGAAGAGGAGCTGCCCCTGGCATGGCTATGGTGCCAATGCTTCTGCCTGATGGGAGGATTGGATACGTACT GCAACAGCCTGGAGTGCAGCCCCACACCCCACCACAGCAAAGAGGTGGCCGCAGCGGTGGGGGAGGAAGTTCAAGCGGGGGAAGACGTGGTAGTGATAGTGGACGTGGACGTGCTCGCTATCATCCTTATTAG
- the LOC105161811 gene encoding pre-rRNA-processing protein TSR2-like, with translation MNGGLTAEAAAQLQEGINLVLSRWAALRMAVENEWGGRDSLQKSQQLGNHLFHLLTQSKEQVYIDDLEDMLDEFMLSLNTEIGDGSIEEIAEKMMVMHEECLEGNFDTIKRLKETNTPNVSYIRQPGSNDEEDSEDDAGDDALKEESEMEVDALDNEPSLNQRERMADEPSEKEAPDVVDGWTVVSNRRNRGATLKDMSLLTKRDWSKNNKEAKESTPLKPAKRNMCDY, from the exons ATGAACGGCGGTCTCACGGCGGAGGCGGCGGCCCAGCTGCAAGAGGGAATTAATTTGGTGCTTTCTCGGTGGGCTGCCCTCCGGATGGCCGTCGAGAACGAGTGGGGAGGCCGTGACTCGCTGCAGAAATCCCAGCAGCTCGGCAACCATCTGTTTCATCTTCTCACCCAATCCAAAG AGCAAGTATACATTGATGATTTAGAGGACATGCTTGATGAATTCATGCTTTCTCTCAATACTGAGATAGGAGATGGCAGCATTGAGGAG ATAGCAGAGAAAATGATGGTAATGCATGAAGAATGTTTAGAAGGTAATTTTGACACGATAAAGAGGTTGAAGGAAACAAATACTCCGAATGTCTCTTACATCAGACAG CCTGGCAGCAATGATGAGGAAGATAGTGAAGACGATGCTGGTGATGATGCATTAAAAGAAGAGTCAGAAATGGAAGTCGATGCTCTAGACAATGAACCAAGTCTCAATCAAAGGGAGCGGATGGCAGACGAACCAAGTGAGAAAGAAGCACCTGATGTTGTAGATGGATGGACTGTAGTATCCAACAGGCGTAATAGAG GAGCAACATTGAAGGATATGAGTCTCCTCACAAAGAGAGATTGGagcaaaaacaataaagaagCTAAGGAGTCAACTCCTTTGAAGCctgcaaaaagaaatatgtgTGACTACTGA